A section of the Diabrotica virgifera virgifera chromosome 8, PGI_DIABVI_V3a genome encodes:
- the LOC126889822 gene encoding sulfhydryl oxidase 2-like, with protein sequence MKQLTSTLDLLLLLILIHTTSCAVLRNRTNNEPGLYTSEDDLYILTIDNFNTTIYNSDKAWMVEFYSNWCGFCRRAVPRVKAFGTDIKGWNDLVVLAVLDCANERNAPVCEFFGITRYPTFRYIHEHYMEGPENIGLPVVADSHTNFSEHRKNLVDILIKEQREGRAKMLPNLQPFKSSAISNIYSTNGGNPDLAFLIVQEPGDDTGPSIIMDFHSVKEIVIRYTHNNETNVTTEELPALYLIYKSGDLQHLNISSPNREGIKFKLRELLFSRNIEVPPAVLRNITITDEVTEPVNLTEEYLEFEKKIRAAGDTVFQLDLENALRYSLKREVGGIQKISGEKLDALRKYMNVLVKYFPFGEKGKQLLRHLEDYVNSSSEIDGHHIAEHIKEVDQPGKNVFSGPERWLGCRGSSPTHQRGYPCGLWKLFHFLVTNAALDPSNTQDTKPTVVLEAMHGYIKNYFGCVDCSEHFQDMAKRRKLFEVQSWEESVLWLWRAHNEVNKRLSGDATEDPRNKKIQFPSIQRCLKCYRPDGTWQEVEVLAYLKEMYRADKINYMYSDPRIVHQKVVNSKTPAAAAAAISTSHGNRIINTNHGLLLGGLLLMRHFSSR encoded by the coding sequence ATGAAACAACTTACATCTACTTTagatttattattgttattgATTTTAATTCATACCACTTCTTGTGCAGTGCTAAGAAACCGAACGAACAATGAACCTGGTTTATATACATCTGAAGAtgatctatacattttaacaatCGATAATTTCAATACTACTATTTATAACAGCGATAAAGCTTGGATGGTTGAATTTTATAGTAATTGGTGTGGCTTCTGTAGAAGAGCAGTTCCGAGAGTAAAAGCTTTTGGAACTGATATTAAAGGATGGAATGACTTAGTTGTACTAGCAGTATTAGATTGTGCCAATGAACGAAATGCTCCAGTTTGTGAATTTTTCGGAATAACCAGGTATCCAACGTTCAGGTATATTCATGAACATTATATGGAAGGGCCTGAGAACATAGGACTACCAGTGGTGGCTGACTCCCATACCAATTTTTCAGAGCACAGAAAAAATTTAGTCGATATCTTAATTAAAGAACAAAGAGAAGGTAGAGCTAAAATGTTACCAAATTTACAGCCATTTAAAAGTTCAGCTATATCAAACATATATAGTACAAATGGAGGCAATCCAGACTTAGCATTTTTGATTGTACAGGAACCAGGTGATGATACAGGTCCTTCTATTATAATGGATTTTCATAGTGTAAAGGAAATAGTTATTAGATACACTCATAATAATGAAACTAATGTCACAACTGAGGAACTACCtgctttatatttaatttataaaagtGGTGATTTACAGCACTTGAATATATCTTCTCCAAATCGAGAAGGAATTAAATTTAAGCTGCGTGAGCTTTTATTCTCAAGAAATATTGAAGTTCCACCGGCAGTCTTGAGAAATATTACTATTACAGATGAGGTTACAGAACCTGTAAATCTAACTGAAGAATATTTggaatttgagaaaaaaataagaGCAGCTGGTGATACAGTTTTCCAACTAGATCTGGAAAATGCTCTTAGATACTCATTAAAAAGAGAAGTTGGAGGAATTCAAAAAATCTCGGGAGAGAAATTAGATGCTTTAAGAAAATATATGAACGTTTTGGTAAAGTATTTTCCATTTGGGGAGAAAGGAAAACAGTTACTAAGACACCTTGAAGACTATGTCAATTCATCATCAGAAATAGATGGTCACCATATAGCTGAGCATATAAAAGAAGTTGATCAACCAGGTAAAAATGTATTTTCTGGACCTGAACGATGGTTAGGCTGTAGGGGTAGTTCACCAACCCATCAACGTGGATATCCATGTGGGTTATGGAAACTGTTTCATTTCTTGGTAACAAATGCAGCATTAGATCCAAGTAACACTCAAGATACAAAGCCCACTGTTGTGTTAGAAGCAATGCATGGATATATAAAGAACTATTTTGGTTGTGTGGACTGTAGTGAGCATTTTCAAGATATGGCTAAGAGAAGAAAACTTTTTGAAGTTCAATCATGGGAAGAATCTGTTCTTTGGCTCTGGAGAGCACACAATGAAGTTAATAAGCGATTGTCTGGTGATGCTACTGAAGACCCTCGTAACAAGAAAATACAATTTCCCTCAATTCAAAGATGTCTAAAATGTTATAGACCTGACGGTACATGGCAAGAGGTTGAGGTGTTAGCGTACCTGAAAGAAATGTACCGTGCTGATAAAATCAACTATATGTATTCAGATCCTCGGATAGTACATCAAAAGGTTGTGAATAGTAAAACACCAGCTGCCGCCGCTGCTGCCATCTCAACATCCCACGGCAATAGGATAATTAACACAA